In one Oryzias latipes chromosome 13, ASM223467v1 genomic region, the following are encoded:
- the rrp8 gene encoding ribosomal RNA-processing protein 8 isoform X1, producing the protein MTVGNMFNEDAEWNDEEDALILSKNVFGGTQKRNSSSNVTPKIVGKKSLLRTLRTLGPVPEWKSSDHVQKSDSEAEDAPAARTKKKRRKKRKPAETSEEQQNSADQSVEGKPASTKKKKGSKAENLKKEPTSAGETKDEEITESMKNEPPNVERLSRKQWKNKIKNKRKCKNKYRSKSLEDGVNKTKNASEEEPKQKLELDSHSSSNNNDHLIPTTSLKKKKGGNKPLKRKNSDEVVFSPGGQKKQKAENNTESKNATLEPSEDGLHQEVEEPSIKIANHELKIQRVELSKEQSLKRQKLRNMLCSPAAVKESPAEQTDSAAAGPEEEKPEEVKLSRSDILRSRMEQRLESARFRYINEVLYSSSSGEAKRMFQQDPEAFWVYHKGYTSQVQRWPVNPVDQIISYIQKKPSSLVVADFGCGDCKIARSVKNKVHSFDLAATCELVTVCDMSKVPLGDASVDIAVFCLSLMGTNLPDFLAEANRVLKNGGVLKVAEVASRFENVRNFITALSNLGFKMVSKDAQNTHFHSFEFIKTGNAPKNVKKFGVQLKPCVYKKR; encoded by the exons AT GACTGTGGGAAACATGTTTAATGAAGATGCAGAATGGAACGACGAAGAAGACGCTTTAATCCTGAGTAAAAACGTCTTTGGTGGCACTCAGAAAAGGAACAGCAGCTCAAATGTTACA CCCAAGATTGTGGGTAAGAAGAGCCTGCTGCGGACACTGCGGACACTGGGACCAGTACCAGAGTGGAAGAGCAGTGATCATGTCCAGAAGAGTGACAGTGAGGCTGAAGATGCTCCGGCtgcaagaacaaagaaaaagagacgaaagaagagaaaacctgcagagacaTCAGAGGAGCAGCAAAACAGTGCAGATCAATCTGTCGAAGGCAAACCTGCGtcaacaaagaagaagaaagggagCAAAGCTG AGAACCTAAAGAAAGAGCCCACGTCTGCTGGAGAGACAAAGGACGAAGAGATCACAGAATCTATGAAAAACGAACCACCGAATGTGGAGAGATTGAGCAGAAAACAGTGGAAAAACAAGATAAAGAAcaagagaaaatgtaaaaacaaataccGCTCCAAAAGTCTGGAGGACGGTGTAAATAAAACCAAGAATGCAAGTGAAGAAGAGCCAAAGCAAAAACTTGAACTAGATTCACACAGCAGCAGTAATAACAATGACCACTTGATTCCAACAACTagcctaaaaaagaaaaaaggaggaaataaaccactgaaaagaaaaaactcagacGAGGTTGTGTTTTCTCCAGGAGGccaaaagaagcaaaaagcagaaaataacaCGGAGAGTAAAAATGCAACACTTGAACCTTCTGAAGATGGGTTACACCAGGAAGTAGAGGAACCGTCTATAAAGATTGCAAATCATGAGCTAAAAATACAGAGAGTTGAGCTGAGCAAAGAACAGAGTCTGAAAAGGCAGAAGCTGCGGAATATGCTGTGCTCCCCCGCAGCAGTTAAGGAGAGTCCAGCGGAGCAGACAGACTCAGCGGCTGCAGGGCCGGAGGAAGAGAAACCAGAGGAGGTCAAACTCAGTCGCTCGGATATCTTGCGATCCCGCATGGAGCAGCGCTTGGAATCCGCTCGTTTTCGTTACATCAATGAAGTTCTGTACAGCTCGTCCAGCGGCGAGGCGAAGCGCATGTTTCAGCAGGACCCAGAGGCCTTCTGGGTGTACCACAAAGGCTACACCTCACAGGTTCAGAGATGGCCAGTCAACCCAGTGGACCAAATCATCTCATACATTCAGAAAAA GCCCTCATCTCTGGTGGTTGCAGACTTTGGATGTGGTGACTGTAAAATAGCCCGCAGCGTGAAGAACAAAGTGCACAGCTTTGACCTGGCAGCCACCTGTGAGCTGGTCACAGTTTGTGACATGTCCAAG GTTCCTCTGGGCGACGCCTCTGTGGACATCGCTGTGTTTTGTCTGTCTCTCATGGGAACCAACTTGCCAGACTTCTTAGCAGAGGCCAATAGAGTCCTAAAAAACGG GGGGGTTCTCAAAGTCGCAGAAGTGGCAAGTAGGTTTGAAAATGTGCGGAACTTCATCACTGCGCTCTCAAATCTGGGATTCAAGATGGTGTCCAAG GATGCTCAAAACACTCATTTCCACTCATTTGAGTTCATAAAGACGGGAAACGCTCCAAAGAACGTGAAGAAGTTTGGAGTACAACTAAAGCCTTGTGTCTACAAGAAAAGATGA
- the rrp8 gene encoding ribosomal RNA-processing protein 8 isoform X2, with amino-acid sequence MTVGNMFNEDAEWNDEEDALILSKNVFGGTQKRNSSSNVTPKIVGKKSLLRTLRTLGPVPEWKSSDHVQKSDSEAEDAPAARTKKKRRKKRKPAETSEEQQNSADQSVEGKPASTKKKKENLKKEPTSAGETKDEEITESMKNEPPNVERLSRKQWKNKIKNKRKCKNKYRSKSLEDGVNKTKNASEEEPKQKLELDSHSSSNNNDHLIPTTSLKKKKGGNKPLKRKNSDEVVFSPGGQKKQKAENNTESKNATLEPSEDGLHQEVEEPSIKIANHELKIQRVELSKEQSLKRQKLRNMLCSPAAVKESPAEQTDSAAAGPEEEKPEEVKLSRSDILRSRMEQRLESARFRYINEVLYSSSSGEAKRMFQQDPEAFWVYHKGYTSQVQRWPVNPVDQIISYIQKKPSSLVVADFGCGDCKIARSVKNKVHSFDLAATCELVTVCDMSKVPLGDASVDIAVFCLSLMGTNLPDFLAEANRVLKNGGVLKVAEVASRFENVRNFITALSNLGFKMVSKDAQNTHFHSFEFIKTGNAPKNVKKFGVQLKPCVYKKR; translated from the exons AT GACTGTGGGAAACATGTTTAATGAAGATGCAGAATGGAACGACGAAGAAGACGCTTTAATCCTGAGTAAAAACGTCTTTGGTGGCACTCAGAAAAGGAACAGCAGCTCAAATGTTACA CCCAAGATTGTGGGTAAGAAGAGCCTGCTGCGGACACTGCGGACACTGGGACCAGTACCAGAGTGGAAGAGCAGTGATCATGTCCAGAAGAGTGACAGTGAGGCTGAAGATGCTCCGGCtgcaagaacaaagaaaaagagacgaaagaagagaaaacctgcagagacaTCAGAGGAGCAGCAAAACAGTGCAGATCAATCTGTCGAAGGCAAACCTGCGtcaacaaagaagaagaaag AGAACCTAAAGAAAGAGCCCACGTCTGCTGGAGAGACAAAGGACGAAGAGATCACAGAATCTATGAAAAACGAACCACCGAATGTGGAGAGATTGAGCAGAAAACAGTGGAAAAACAAGATAAAGAAcaagagaaaatgtaaaaacaaataccGCTCCAAAAGTCTGGAGGACGGTGTAAATAAAACCAAGAATGCAAGTGAAGAAGAGCCAAAGCAAAAACTTGAACTAGATTCACACAGCAGCAGTAATAACAATGACCACTTGATTCCAACAACTagcctaaaaaagaaaaaaggaggaaataaaccactgaaaagaaaaaactcagacGAGGTTGTGTTTTCTCCAGGAGGccaaaagaagcaaaaagcagaaaataacaCGGAGAGTAAAAATGCAACACTTGAACCTTCTGAAGATGGGTTACACCAGGAAGTAGAGGAACCGTCTATAAAGATTGCAAATCATGAGCTAAAAATACAGAGAGTTGAGCTGAGCAAAGAACAGAGTCTGAAAAGGCAGAAGCTGCGGAATATGCTGTGCTCCCCCGCAGCAGTTAAGGAGAGTCCAGCGGAGCAGACAGACTCAGCGGCTGCAGGGCCGGAGGAAGAGAAACCAGAGGAGGTCAAACTCAGTCGCTCGGATATCTTGCGATCCCGCATGGAGCAGCGCTTGGAATCCGCTCGTTTTCGTTACATCAATGAAGTTCTGTACAGCTCGTCCAGCGGCGAGGCGAAGCGCATGTTTCAGCAGGACCCAGAGGCCTTCTGGGTGTACCACAAAGGCTACACCTCACAGGTTCAGAGATGGCCAGTCAACCCAGTGGACCAAATCATCTCATACATTCAGAAAAA GCCCTCATCTCTGGTGGTTGCAGACTTTGGATGTGGTGACTGTAAAATAGCCCGCAGCGTGAAGAACAAAGTGCACAGCTTTGACCTGGCAGCCACCTGTGAGCTGGTCACAGTTTGTGACATGTCCAAG GTTCCTCTGGGCGACGCCTCTGTGGACATCGCTGTGTTTTGTCTGTCTCTCATGGGAACCAACTTGCCAGACTTCTTAGCAGAGGCCAATAGAGTCCTAAAAAACGG GGGGGTTCTCAAAGTCGCAGAAGTGGCAAGTAGGTTTGAAAATGTGCGGAACTTCATCACTGCGCTCTCAAATCTGGGATTCAAGATGGTGTCCAAG GATGCTCAAAACACTCATTTCCACTCATTTGAGTTCATAAAGACGGGAAACGCTCCAAAGAACGTGAAGAAGTTTGGAGTACAACTAAAGCCTTGTGTCTACAAGAAAAGATGA